The DNA window CGATCCCCGCCCGATCTTCTTCCGCGCCGCCGACCAGGCCGAGCGTGTGGTCGGCGCCGTGCGCACCGACCAGCTCGGCGGGCCGACACCGTGCGCCGAGTACGACGTGCGGACGCTGCTCGGGCACTTCATCTCCGTGCTGCGGCGCATCGACACCGTCGGACGCGGCGGCCACCCGTTCGAGGTGCCCCAGGTCACGACCGACGTGCCCGACGACCGCGTGGCAGAGGCGTTCCGCGACGCGCGCGCGGCGGTCGAGAAGACCTGGTCGGACGACGCCGTGCTCGACGCGGTCCTCACCCTGCCGTGGGGCGAGATGCCGGGCCGGTTCGCGCTGCGCGGCTACGTCAGCGAGCTGGCGACCCACGCGTGGGACGTCGCCAAGGCGACGGCTGACCCGTCCATGCTCGACCCAGAGCTCGCCGAGGCCGCACTGGCGTCCGCCCACGCGATGCTGCCCGCCGAGCCACGCGGC is part of the Streptosporangiales bacterium genome and encodes:
- a CDS encoding TIGR03086 family protein; this encodes MSGIPAHTRGSQESNRQKEHHVTTDSQATADPRPIFFRAADQAERVVGAVRTDQLGGPTPCAEYDVRTLLGHFISVLRRIDTVGRGGHPFEVPQVTTDVPDDRVAEAFRDARAAVEKTWSDDAVLDAVLTLPWGEMPGRFALRGYVSELATHAWDVAKATADPSMLDPELAEAALASAHAMLPAEPRGGDVPFGPVVDVPDDAGAYDRLVAWFGRRP